A genome region from bacterium SCSIO 12844 includes the following:
- a CDS encoding AAA family ATPase translates to MYQQALNKFHLNKPFMKAGYFETEQYRDIYSDLKKIISLGGIVSLTGMVGSGKTTMLRKIKQELDKDKKIITSQCLTTDKAKLSINNILLALYYDLSPKGTKNITVPSQNERKERLLLELIIKQKSSVVLFIDEAHDIHGNTLVALKRIVEMVSNSNYHLSVVLAGHPKLKNYLSKGTMEEIGARVEKFEIDSGFFQNKAKYIEWIIKDCLEDSKTKVSDIITPEAMNLLESSLVTPLQINRCLFDAVQKAYNTGEDIISEDVIKDILSPDTNNMDSILARNGYQQLSSVAELLGTTSKETKEFLSGKTVGSKRQTHLQTLQAVGLNFE, encoded by the coding sequence ATGTACCAACAAGCACTAAATAAATTCCATTTGAACAAGCCTTTTATGAAGGCAGGTTATTTTGAAACAGAGCAATATCGAGATATTTATAGTGATCTAAAGAAAATTATTTCTTTGGGTGGGATTGTTTCATTAACTGGCATGGTCGGTTCAGGTAAAACAACAATGCTCAGAAAAATTAAGCAAGAACTTGATAAAGATAAAAAGATTATAACTTCTCAATGCTTAACCACTGATAAAGCAAAATTAAGCATTAATAATATCTTATTGGCTTTATACTATGATCTTTCACCTAAGGGAACCAAAAATATTACAGTCCCCTCTCAAAATGAAAGAAAAGAACGGCTACTTCTTGAGCTGATTATAAAACAAAAATCTTCGGTTGTGCTTTTTATTGATGAAGCTCATGACATACACGGAAATACTCTTGTTGCGTTAAAAAGAATTGTAGAAATGGTCTCAAATAGTAATTATCACTTATCTGTTGTCTTAGCCGGACACCCTAAATTAAAAAACTACCTATCAAAGGGCACAATGGAAGAAATTGGTGCTCGGGTAGAGAAATTTGAAATTGATTCCGGTTTTTTTCAAAATAAAGCAAAATATATAGAATGGATCATTAAAGATTGCTTAGAAGACAGTAAAACAAAAGTATCAGACATTATTACACCTGAAGCAATGAACCTTTTAGAAAGCTCATTAGTTACTCCTCTTCAAATCAATAGATGCTTATTTGATGCAGTTCAAAAAGCTTATAATACTGGTGAAGATATAATATCAGAAGATGTTATTAAAGATATTTTAAGTCCTGATACAAATAATATGGATTCAATATTAGCTAGAAATGGTTATCAGCAACTATCCTCAGTTGCTGAGCTTCTTGGCACTACATCAAAAGAAACAAAGGAATTTTTATCTGGCAAAACCGTAGGTTCAAAGCGACAAACACACCTACAAACATTGCAAGCTGTCGGTTTAAATTTTGAATAA
- a CDS encoding DUF1016 family protein encodes MAKSDKKIVGYQDFFQAIEDKISNTKTQIIKSTNTKLIDLYWWIGEHIVINQNKYGWGKAIVDQLSKDLIKSLDAPHGLSSRNLWYMRQFYLEYKDKPNLQQLVAEIPWGQNLIILSGSLTDKEKEYYIHSTLEFGWTRNVLKLQIKANAYEKSLLLEKQNNFKDTLPEHLAEQANDTMKDVYTLDMLGISKPVLERELESRMIQKIKHVILELGYGFSFIGNQYKVATPSSDYFIDLLFYHRKLRSLVAIELKTGKFKAEYAGKMNFYLNLLDDFVKEPDENPSIGIILCADKNNFDVEYALRGLNKPVGVSEYILTSKLPKTLLDKLPDSKTLQKEIGDQFEVISKNYNRK; translated from the coding sequence ATGGCTAAATCAGATAAAAAAATAGTTGGTTACCAAGATTTTTTTCAGGCAATTGAGGATAAGATATCAAATACTAAAACGCAAATTATTAAAAGCACCAACACAAAGCTAATAGACTTATACTGGTGGATTGGAGAGCATATTGTTATAAACCAGAATAAATATGGCTGGGGAAAAGCAATAGTTGATCAGCTATCCAAAGACCTCATTAAATCACTTGATGCTCCACATGGGCTATCATCTAGAAATTTATGGTATATGCGCCAGTTTTATCTTGAATATAAAGACAAACCAAATCTGCAACAGCTTGTTGCAGAAATTCCTTGGGGACAGAATTTAATCATTTTAAGTGGCTCACTAACAGATAAAGAAAAAGAATACTATATACATAGTACTTTAGAGTTTGGTTGGACTAGAAATGTGCTTAAACTACAGATTAAAGCAAACGCTTATGAGAAAAGTCTATTGTTAGAAAAGCAAAATAATTTTAAGGATACATTGCCAGAGCACCTGGCAGAACAAGCAAATGATACTATGAAGGATGTCTATACTTTGGATATGCTGGGGATTAGTAAACCAGTGTTGGAAAGAGAGTTAGAAAGTAGGATGATCCAAAAAATCAAACACGTTATTCTGGAACTTGGTTATGGCTTTAGCTTCATAGGAAATCAATACAAAGTTGCCACACCAAGCTCTGATTACTTTATAGATCTTCTTTTCTATCATCGAAAATTAAGGTCTTTGGTTGCTATTGAATTAAAAACTGGGAAGTTTAAAGCAGAATATGCTGGGAAAATGAATTTTTATTTAAATCTGCTGGATGACTTTGTTAAAGAACCAGATGAAAACCCTTCTATTGGCATTATATTGTGTGCTGATAAAAATAATTTTGATGTTGAATATGCCTTGAGAGGGCTCAATAAGCCTGTAGGTGTGTCAGAATATATATTAACATCAAAACTTCCAAAAACCCTGCTCGATAAACTACCAGATTCTAAAACATTACAAAAAGAAATTGGTGATCAATTTGAAGTTATCAGTAAAAATTATAATCGCAAATAA
- a CDS encoding DUF5617 domain-containing protein — translation MSDPKEKKKSKFNNLRLPLVSNIFSYIDMEDQFPNSRTRHAFLKSDSKVKDEYAELLKIYPYKKDDELSQSITKVFIRFHQAKRYHNDNKNITDIENILFIDLSKVNNYNKKPIIDKIPKIIEYIPNKIQYNIVNKYLLYIKNPRKNQLLELDDPLACTSDPFGCKRRAIAFDEFTSFGEEKHEFLEKLEKKVLPYCNLVTLSKLRTDLENASTSKEFNAFSRICQRRVNDYDYSDTEYKKTSSYDKAKKLIEDKIKLLSNSDYSKIKKYESIFFQAENKVEKNGIEKLLQDYVNEGTGCNKFFKNKHHTEAVKKFIENNKGEKDIKKYLDELKIFRNRLQNLNSKGALNRRIEFIFQSSSLEQVKTNDENLQIDY, via the coding sequence ATGTCTGACCCTAAAGAGAAAAAAAAATCAAAATTTAATAATTTAAGATTGCCTCTCGTATCAAATATTTTTTCTTATATTGATATGGAAGATCAGTTTCCAAATTCGAGAACAAGGCATGCATTTTTAAAGTCTGACAGTAAGGTTAAAGATGAATATGCTGAATTATTAAAAATCTATCCTTATAAAAAGGACGATGAACTTAGTCAAAGTATCACAAAGGTTTTTATAAGATTTCATCAAGCAAAGAGGTATCATAATGACAATAAAAATATCACTGATATTGAAAATATACTTTTTATTGATTTAAGTAAAGTAAATAATTATAATAAAAAACCTATTATTGATAAAATACCAAAAATAATTGAATATATACCTAATAAAATACAGTATAATATTGTTAATAAATATTTATTATATATAAAAAATCCAAGAAAAAACCAATTACTAGAATTAGATGATCCATTAGCTTGTACTTCCGATCCATTTGGGTGTAAACGTAGAGCAATAGCTTTTGATGAATTCACATCATTTGGTGAAGAGAAACATGAATTTCTTGAAAAATTAGAAAAAAAAGTATTACCTTATTGTAACTTAGTAACCTTGTCTAAATTAAGAACAGATTTAGAGAATGCCAGTACAAGTAAAGAATTTAATGCTTTTAGTAGGATTTGCCAAAGACGTGTAAACGACTATGATTATTCTGATACAGAATATAAAAAGACAAGTAGCTATGATAAAGCTAAGAAATTAATAGAAGATAAAATCAAACTTTTATCCAATAGCGATTATTCAAAAATTAAAAAATACGAATCTATTTTCTTCCAAGCTGAAAATAAAGTTGAAAAAAATGGTATAGAAAAACTTCTCCAAGACTACGTAAATGAAGGGACTGGCTGTAATAAATTTTTCAAAAATAAGCATCATACTGAAGCTGTAAAAAAGTTTATAGAGAATAATAAAGGTGAAAAAGATATCAAAAAATATTTAGATGAACTTAAAATATTTCGTAATAGACTTCAGAACCTAAACTCTAAAGGAGCATTAAATCGCAGAATAGAATTTATTTTTCAAAGTTCTAGTTTAGAACAGGTAAAAACTAACGATGAAAATTTGCAAATTGATTATTGA
- a CDS encoding IS3 family transposase, which translates to MKKGVNHFLKEKVKRAELYEFINLYRRDFSIERMAKIFGVSRSAYYQYSRGNLSKKEIINSQLRPLLIKAFINSKGEYGTRRLQLLLRRLDIYVGRKRIAKLMKELGLYAKARRKFKVTTNQSKRPYYVAPNLLKQKFMVEAPNEVWVSDITYVPTNEGWLYLATVVDLFSRKVVGLAMSQRITADLVLRAVNQAVKRRQPDSGLILHSDRGSQYTSRVYHQLTKKHRIRLSMSSTGNCYDNAVAESFFHTLKLAVVHDQKYQTRNQAMRCIFEYVEVFYNRQRMHSTLNYLSPEEFERNYFNQPQYPIAKCLVKG; encoded by the coding sequence ATTAAAAAAGGCGTTAACCATTTTCTCAAAGAAAAAGTAAAAAGAGCCGAGCTTTATGAATTTATTAATTTGTATCGGCGAGATTTCTCAATTGAGAGAATGGCAAAGATTTTTGGTGTTAGTCGTAGCGCTTACTATCAGTACAGTCGTGGTAACTTGTCTAAGAAAGAGATAATAAATAGCCAGTTACGCCCTCTGTTAATCAAAGCATTCATAAACTCAAAGGGAGAATATGGCACAAGGCGGTTACAGCTTTTACTTAGACGACTAGATATCTATGTCGGTCGTAAACGTATTGCTAAGCTAATGAAAGAATTGGGGCTTTATGCTAAAGCAAGAAGAAAGTTTAAGGTAACCACCAATCAAAGTAAAAGACCTTATTATGTTGCACCTAATTTGTTAAAACAAAAATTCATGGTAGAAGCTCCTAATGAGGTATGGGTGAGTGATATCACTTATGTGCCAACTAATGAAGGATGGTTATATTTAGCAACTGTTGTTGACTTATTTTCAAGGAAAGTTGTTGGCTTGGCTATGAGTCAGCGTATTACAGCTGATTTAGTTTTAAGGGCAGTTAATCAAGCAGTTAAAAGGCGACAGCCTGATTCAGGGTTGATATTACACTCTGATAGGGGATCTCAATATACAAGCCGAGTTTATCATCAATTAACTAAAAAGCATCGAATTAGATTAAGCATGAGTAGTACGGGTAACTGCTATGACAATGCTGTAGCTGAAAGTTTTTTCCATACTTTGAAATTAGCAGTTGTACATGATCAGAAATACCAAACTAGGAATCAAGCAATGCGCTGTATCTTTGAATATGTTGAAGTTTTTTATAACCGCCAAAGGATGCACTCAACGTTAAACTATTTATCACCAGAGGAGTTTGAAAGAAATTATTTTAATCAACCACAATATCCCATAGCCAAGTGTCTAGTAAAAGGTTGA
- a CDS encoding transposase, which translates to MTTRKRHSYDAEFKRNAASLYVNGKKSLSELTKQLGVAESTLYNWVSEYRQRGDESFKPKELSAQEKELLALKKQLADVSMERDILKKALTIFSKKK; encoded by the coding sequence ATGACAACTAGAAAACGTCATTCTTATGATGCTGAATTTAAACGTAATGCAGCATCGTTATATGTTAATGGTAAAAAAAGCTTATCAGAATTAACAAAGCAATTAGGAGTAGCAGAATCTACTTTATACAACTGGGTTAGTGAGTATCGTCAACGAGGAGATGAAAGCTTTAAACCCAAAGAACTCTCGGCACAAGAAAAAGAATTACTTGCGCTTAAAAAGCAATTAGCTGATGTTAGCATGGAGCGTGATATATTAAAAAAGGCGTTAACCATTTTCTCAAAGAAAAAGTAA
- a CDS encoding outer membrane beta-barrel protein: MKKINTVLTSLTLLTAAASMSYASTAAKSGIKIQGQASYNMTPDNIFNQSSNDIVTIPEVTSTETTNGGYGGGVFVGYEYAFHSNMTLGGKLGYQYVYDINSLNITTTDGSDNVKLNVHNIPLLATFSYYFNSGWLISTEAGIDLQKWQIKEHADSYGSSTTSSNWNIAPMLGVSSGYQWQNGLSLTASYSYVFGKSTDDLGSVGTNKALAFSSIGINLSYIIPM, translated from the coding sequence ATGAAAAAGATAAATACAGTACTCACTTCACTAACGTTATTAACAGCGGCAGCATCAATGAGCTACGCATCTACAGCAGCAAAATCTGGTATTAAAATCCAAGGTCAAGCATCTTATAATATGACACCTGATAATATATTTAACCAATCCAGTAATGATATAGTTACTATTCCTGAAGTAACAAGTACAGAAACAACCAATGGTGGTTATGGTGGGGGCGTATTTGTAGGATATGAATATGCATTTCATAGCAATATGACTTTAGGCGGAAAATTGGGTTATCAATATGTATATGACATAAATTCTCTAAATATTACTACAACTGACGGCTCTGATAATGTAAAGCTAAATGTACATAATATCCCTTTACTTGCAACATTTAGTTACTATTTCAATTCAGGTTGGTTAATCTCTACTGAAGCAGGTATTGATTTACAAAAATGGCAAATTAAAGAACACGCTGATAGTTATGGCAGTTCTACGACTTCATCAAACTGGAATATTGCCCCAATGCTTGGCGTCTCTAGCGGCTATCAATGGCAAAATGGATTATCATTAACAGCTAGCTATAGCTATGTTTTTGGCAAGAGCACCGATGATCTTGGTTCAGTAGGAACGAATAAAGCACTTGCTTTTTCAAGCATTGGAATCAATTTAAGTTATATTATTCCAATGTAA
- a CDS encoding AMP-binding protein yields the protein MALDNHRFEQLSYLSNYLNINQINKLKSILQSTVASQQKWVHILSIIKESKIPFDLQKNLFDLIYQNKTNAYAYIPNNETIANSYLALWMKSLDIDSVSDFHRYSIENKLQFWQKIIEQMGIHYKKPYASLMDISDPINPKWLIGAAFNIVDNCLEHDKNKVAIIYAKEDGFCHSVTYDQLNLLVNKVANGLISQGFKKGDRIAINMTMTVEAVAIYLAIIKAGLSVVSIADSFASDEIKVRLDITSAKAIFTEDYIIRNNKKIPLYDKVKQANPEKIFVIKSSNSDIEMRDQDVSFDQLIDNALDVFESVSCQADDEINVLFSSGTTGQPKAIPWSHSTAVKVYSDSLLHFDTNSEDIWAWPTNLGWMMGPWVSLTALLHGATLALYYAAPTSKAFAQFIENAKVTKLGIVPSIVSALRSKGFLDSTINWGRIKAFGSTGECSNFDDMLYLSSKANYAPVVEYCGGTEIGGAYITATTVEPLIPSTFTTPTFGLDLCLLDDKAQVIEGEAEGEVALIGPSFGLSLDLLNKDHNAVYYKDMPNINGKQLRRHGDEIKRIKNNEGYFYRAQGRADDTMNLGGIKTSSAEVERCVNKLEIIYESAAIAINATEGGPSKLVIFIVLSKEENENNLKYKMQQLINQHLNPLFKLSDIIIVDKLPRTASNKVMRRVLRDGYVKYSAKLKMEQPL from the coding sequence ATGGCGCTTGATAATCATAGGTTTGAACAATTAAGTTATTTATCTAATTATCTAAATATTAATCAGATAAATAAGCTTAAATCTATATTACAATCTACTGTCGCATCGCAACAGAAGTGGGTACATATTTTATCCATAATCAAAGAGTCTAAAATACCTTTTGATCTGCAAAAAAACCTATTTGATTTAATTTATCAAAATAAAACTAATGCCTATGCTTACATCCCTAATAATGAAACGATTGCAAATTCCTATCTGGCGTTATGGATGAAATCATTAGATATTGATTCTGTAAGTGACTTTCATCGATATAGCATTGAGAATAAGCTTCAATTTTGGCAAAAAATTATTGAGCAGATGGGTATTCACTATAAAAAGCCTTATGCCTCTTTAATGGATATTAGTGATCCAATTAATCCTAAATGGTTAATTGGTGCAGCGTTTAATATTGTTGATAATTGTTTAGAGCATGATAAAAATAAAGTTGCGATTATTTATGCAAAAGAAGATGGTTTTTGTCATTCAGTTACATATGATCAATTAAATCTATTGGTTAATAAAGTAGCCAATGGTTTGATTAGTCAAGGCTTTAAAAAGGGTGATCGTATCGCCATTAATATGACAATGACAGTTGAAGCTGTTGCTATTTATCTTGCAATCATTAAAGCGGGTTTAAGTGTTGTTTCAATTGCTGATAGTTTTGCCAGCGATGAAATTAAAGTACGTTTAGATATTACTAGTGCAAAAGCAATTTTTACAGAAGATTATATCATAAGAAATAATAAAAAAATTCCACTATATGATAAGGTAAAACAAGCAAATCCAGAAAAAATATTTGTTATAAAATCTTCCAATTCAGATATAGAAATGCGAGATCAGGATGTAAGCTTTGATCAATTGATTGATAATGCTTTAGATGTATTTGAATCTGTTTCATGCCAAGCAGATGATGAGATTAATGTATTATTTTCATCTGGTACAACAGGACAACCAAAAGCAATTCCTTGGAGTCATTCAACAGCAGTAAAAGTCTATTCAGATAGCTTATTACACTTTGATACAAATAGTGAAGATATATGGGCATGGCCAACAAATTTAGGCTGGATGATGGGGCCATGGGTTAGCTTAACAGCCTTATTGCATGGTGCAACGTTAGCACTTTATTATGCTGCACCAACTAGCAAAGCTTTTGCACAATTTATTGAAAATGCAAAAGTAACTAAATTGGGTATTGTGCCGAGTATTGTTAGTGCTTTAAGATCAAAAGGTTTTTTGGACTCAACGATTAATTGGGGGCGAATAAAAGCATTTGGCTCTACCGGTGAATGTTCAAATTTTGATGATATGCTGTATTTATCATCTAAAGCTAATTATGCACCTGTGGTTGAGTATTGTGGCGGCACTGAAATAGGGGGTGCTTATATTACAGCAACGACCGTTGAGCCATTAATCCCATCAACATTTACAACACCTACATTTGGATTGGATTTGTGCTTATTAGATGATAAGGCTCAAGTAATAGAAGGTGAGGCTGAAGGAGAAGTGGCATTAATTGGACCATCTTTTGGTTTATCTTTAGATTTATTAAATAAAGATCATAATGCGGTTTATTATAAAGATATGCCCAATATAAATGGAAAACAACTAAGACGTCATGGCGATGAAATTAAAAGAATAAAAAATAATGAAGGCTATTTTTATAGAGCGCAAGGGCGCGCAGACGATACTATGAATTTAGGAGGAATAAAGACTTCTTCTGCTGAAGTTGAGCGTTGTGTAAATAAGCTAGAAATCATTTATGAATCTGCAGCCATTGCCATTAATGCTACGGAGGGAGGACCTTCAAAGCTTGTGATTTTTATTGTTTTATCAAAAGAGGAAAATGAAAATAATTTAAAATATAAGATGCAGCAATTAATTAACCAGCATTTAAATCCTTTATTTAAATTATCTGATATTATAATTGTAGATAAATTACCAAGAACAGCATCCAATAAAGTAATGCGACGAGTGTTAAGGGATGGCTATGTTAAATATAGCGCTAAACTAAAGATGGAGCAGCCATTATAG
- a CDS encoding Glu/Leu/Phe/Val dehydrogenase, with amino-acid sequence MDTMDMTNITEITNDTDYLTEFQGQVIHNLEAFTQKEPEIKFTWKDSHSDTRGFLVINSLKGNACGGGTRVHENVSVNEVTTLAKIMEIKFAFSGPEIGGAKTGIQLDPTHPQKYEILERWYQAIKPILKNCYGTGSDLNTDIHKINETLKPMGIENSQEGIIYAVTKGDEAKKSQAINNMKLLAQSVQLTSELSVQLAELVTGYGVFASIDSFLTIAKDSLQDKKVFIQGVGNVGAAALWYLYNAGAKIVALSDHNGGLLFDNGISKEQLISVIKNRSLSHLGIELYNHDEFNQQFINTTVDVFVPAAGSNLINKSFIDQLYDNGLSLIACGANHPFVENEYCYGVCSQYLDRKLTVIPDFLANMGMARTFYHLMSEQSDHNLTTENVFKDIYQEIHQNIEQAYAINNGKLMTASLYKMALDRIS; translated from the coding sequence ATGGATACAATGGATATGACCAATATTACAGAAATAACAAACGATACTGATTATTTAACCGAATTTCAGGGTCAAGTAATTCACAATTTAGAAGCATTTACACAAAAAGAGCCCGAAATCAAATTCACCTGGAAAGATAGTCATTCAGACACTCGAGGTTTTTTAGTTATCAACTCGCTTAAAGGCAATGCTTGTGGTGGTGGTACAAGAGTTCATGAAAATGTTAGTGTTAATGAAGTGACAACATTAGCAAAAATTATGGAAATTAAATTTGCCTTTTCAGGTCCTGAAATTGGTGGCGCTAAAACAGGTATTCAACTCGATCCAACCCATCCTCAAAAATATGAGATTTTAGAGCGCTGGTATCAAGCCATTAAACCTATTTTAAAAAATTGCTATGGTACCGGAAGTGATTTAAATACTGATATTCATAAAATCAATGAAACACTTAAACCAATGGGTATTGAAAACTCGCAAGAAGGTATTATCTATGCCGTAACTAAAGGCGATGAAGCTAAAAAAAGCCAAGCAATTAATAATATGAAATTATTAGCTCAATCAGTTCAATTAACCTCAGAGCTATCTGTTCAACTAGCTGAGCTTGTTACAGGTTATGGCGTCTTTGCTTCTATTGATAGTTTTTTAACGATTGCTAAAGACTCACTACAAGATAAAAAAGTATTTATTCAAGGTGTTGGCAATGTTGGTGCTGCTGCTTTGTGGTATTTGTACAATGCTGGCGCTAAAATTGTTGCATTAAGTGATCATAATGGCGGCTTATTATTTGACAATGGCATAAGTAAAGAACAATTGATTAGTGTTATAAAAAATAGATCACTAAGTCATTTAGGCATAGAGCTTTATAACCATGATGAATTTAACCAACAATTTATTAATACTACGGTCGATGTTTTTGTTCCAGCAGCTGGCTCTAACCTAATTAACAAATCATTTATCGATCAACTTTATGATAATGGGCTTAGCCTAATTGCTTGTGGAGCAAATCATCCTTTTGTTGAAAATGAATATTGCTATGGTGTCTGCTCACAATATCTAGATCGTAAATTAACCGTCATTCCAGACTTTCTAGCTAATATGGGTATGGCAAGAACATTCTACCATTTGATGAGCGAACAATCCGATCATAATTTAACTACAGAAAATGTATTTAAAGATATCTATCAAGAAATTCATCAAAATATTGAACAAGCCTATGCAATCAATAACGGTAAACTAATGACTGCATCGCTTTATAAAATGGCATTAGATCGTATATCATAG
- a CDS encoding DUF4286 family protein has translation MVIYEINLSVHQSIYDTYLTWLKPHVADMLNFDGFRRAQINEEIQTNSSEMCLITVRYAIDSWPYLEDYLENHAQSMRDQAVDLFGNKFSATRRIFTILDTISISKQTEANII, from the coding sequence ATGGTTATTTATGAAATTAATCTAAGTGTTCATCAATCAATCTATGACACCTATCTAACATGGCTTAAGCCTCACGTTGCAGATATGTTAAATTTTGATGGCTTTAGACGCGCACAAATTAATGAAGAAATTCAAACAAACAGTTCTGAAATGTGCTTAATAACCGTGCGATATGCAATCGATAGCTGGCCTTATTTAGAAGATTATTTAGAAAATCATGCTCAAAGCATGAGAGATCAAGCAGTTGATTTATTTGGTAATAAATTTAGTGCCACAAGACGAATTTTCACAATTTTAGATACCATTAGCATTAGCAAACAAACGGAAGCTAACATCATTTAA
- the hppD gene encoding 4-hydroxyphenylpyruvate dioxygenase, with the protein MQAFDNPANTNGFAFLEYTSTSPESLRALFQSLGFSHVANHKTKKLEVWQQNNIFFLINAEAGGFAESFAKKHGGGVCSMGFLVKDSKAAYQYTKNAGANDVEAASDNWHDDSIKLIHGIADTRLYLTPYANILDSDLFDKLPNSDETMKNNQVGLKTLDHVTHNVFRGNMDKWAGFYEKLFNFREIRYFDIEGKLTGLFSRAMTSPCHKIRIPINESADDKSQIEEFLHEYHGEGIQHIALESSDIYKTIETLRSQGSEFMHTPDTYYKNIHKRLPHHTESVERMQKNRILIDGAPTKDGGILLQIFTQTVIGPVFFEIIQRKGDEGFGEGNFQALFDSIELDQIERGVLEDTKK; encoded by the coding sequence ATGCAAGCATTCGATAATCCGGCCAATACCAATGGCTTTGCATTTTTAGAATATACTTCTACCTCACCTGAATCATTAAGAGCACTTTTTCAAAGTTTAGGCTTTAGCCATGTTGCCAATCATAAAACAAAAAAATTAGAAGTATGGCAACAAAATAATATTTTCTTTTTAATCAATGCCGAAGCTGGTGGCTTTGCAGAGTCCTTCGCTAAAAAACATGGTGGTGGTGTCTGTAGTATGGGTTTTTTAGTTAAAGACTCTAAAGCAGCTTATCAATATACAAAAAACGCTGGTGCAAACGATGTTGAAGCAGCAAGCGATAATTGGCATGATGATTCAATTAAATTAATTCATGGTATTGCAGATACGCGCCTATATTTAACACCTTATGCAAATATTCTTGATAGTGATTTATTTGATAAGCTGCCTAATAGTGATGAAACTATGAAGAATAATCAAGTTGGTCTTAAGACGCTCGATCATGTTACACACAATGTATTTAGAGGCAATATGGACAAATGGGCGGGCTTCTATGAAAAACTATTTAATTTTCGTGAAATTCGCTACTTTGATATCGAAGGGAAATTAACCGGTCTATTTAGCCGTGCTATGACTAGCCCTTGCCATAAAATTCGTATCCCAATTAATGAATCGGCTGATGATAAGTCTCAAATTGAAGAATTTTTGCATGAATATCATGGTGAAGGTATTCAACATATTGCATTAGAATCTAGTGATATTTATAAAACGATTGAAACACTGCGCAGTCAAGGTAGTGAATTTATGCATACACCAGATACGTATTATAAAAATATTCATAAGCGCTTACCTCATCATACTGAATCAGTCGAACGTATGCAGAAAAACCGCATTTTAATTGATGGCGCACCGACTAAAGATGGTGGTATTTTACTACAAATTTTTACACAAACAGTTATTGGCCCAGTTTTCTTTGAAATCATTCAACGCAAAGGTGATGAAGGCTTTGGTGAAGGTAATTTCCAAGCTTTATTTGACTCAATTGAGTTGGATCAGATTGAGCGTGGTGTTTTAGAGGATACCAAAAAATGA
- the maiA gene encoding maleylacetoacetate isomerase, producing MKLYDYFRSSASYRVRIALELKQITYELVQVHLVNNGGEQYSDDYQKLNPMQRVPTLVDGDFTLTQSLAIITYLDNKYPNNSLLSTSKETSAQILSFAQTIACDIHPLNNLSVLKYLKANLNCSEDEKIKWYHHWIHTGFKAIETQLKKTKGLYSFDSQVTLADLCLIPQVYNAIRFEVDLSDYPLINLVYNNCNKLDAFKKASPEYVEQNQIKAKTAV from the coding sequence ATCAAGCTCTATGATTATTTTCGATCTTCAGCATCCTATCGTGTACGCATTGCACTTGAATTAAAACAAATTACCTATGAATTAGTCCAAGTGCATCTTGTCAATAATGGTGGTGAGCAATACAGTGATGATTATCAAAAACTAAACCCAATGCAACGCGTACCAACACTTGTTGATGGGGATTTTACTTTAACTCAATCATTAGCAATTATTACTTATCTTGACAATAAATACCCCAATAACTCCCTACTTTCAACAAGCAAAGAAACCTCTGCACAAATCTTAAGTTTTGCTCAAACCATTGCTTGTGATATTCATCCTTTGAATAATTTATCTGTCTTAAAATATCTCAAAGCTAACTTAAACTGTAGTGAAGATGAAAAAATAAAGTGGTATCACCACTGGATTCATACAGGCTTTAAAGCAATTGAAACTCAACTTAAAAAAACAAAAGGTCTTTATTCATTTGACAGTCAAGTTACGCTAGCTGACTTATGCCTTATTCCACAAGTTTATAATGCCATTCGTTTTGAAGTGGATTTGAGTGATTATCCTTTAATTAACTTAGTTTACAACAACTGCAATAAATTAGATGCATTTAAAAAAGCATCGCCAGAATATGTAGAACAAAATCAGATTAAGGCTAAAACTGCCGTTTGA